One genomic window of Pungitius pungitius chromosome 11, fPunPun2.1, whole genome shotgun sequence includes the following:
- the LOC119197818 gene encoding protein S100-A11-like — MEAAIGVLVSQFKAYAGSDGSSDTLSREEFHKLVTSQLPNFVKNAADPAAVDQLMTSLDKDSDGELNFMEFWQLIGTLASKRGGFSQ; from the exons ATGGAGGCTGCTATCGGTGTGCTGGTGTCCCAGTTCAAGGCCTACGCTGGCAGCGATGGTTCCTCTGACACACTCAGCAGAGAAGAGTTCCACAAACTGGTCACATCACAGCTCCCTAACTTTGTCAAG AATGCTGCCGACCCCGCCGCCGTTGACCAGCTCATGACCTCATTGGACAAGGACAGTGATGGAGAGCTCAACTTCATGGAGTTCTGGCAGCTGATTGGGACTCTTGCAAGCAAGCGTGGGGGGTTCAGCCAATAG
- the si:ch211-105c13.3 gene encoding protein S100-A16 isoform X1, producing the protein MESAIKTVVTTFVGSAKGKENLDGGAFQKLVKKQLGGMMENANVSSAVKEMQQGLDENNDGKVSFQEYLTLIGYLATSLSERKTGSNADAS; encoded by the exons ATGGAGTCAGCCATTAAGACGGTGGTGACCACGTTTGTTGGTTCTGCCAAGGGGAAAGAGAACCTGGATGGGGGAGCCTTCCAGAAACTGGTAAAGAAACAACTTGGCGGCATGATGGAG AACGCAAACGTCTCCTCTGCCGTGAAGGAGATGCAGCAAGGTTTGGATGAGAACAACGATGGAAAGGTCAGCTTCCAGGAATACCTCACTCTGATTGGCTACCTGGCCACTTCACTCAGTGAGCGCAAGACTGGATCCAATGCAGATGCATCGTAG
- the si:ch211-105c13.3 gene encoding protein S100-A16 isoform X2 produces the protein MESAIKTVVTTFVGSAKGKENLDGGAFQKLVKKQLGGMMENANVSSAVKEMQQGLDENNDGKVSFQEYLTLIGYLATSLSERKTGSNP, from the exons ATGGAGTCAGCCATTAAGACGGTGGTGACCACGTTTGTTGGTTCTGCCAAGGGGAAAGAGAACCTGGATGGGGGAGCCTTCCAGAAACTGGTAAAGAAACAACTTGGCGGCATGATGGAG AACGCAAACGTCTCCTCTGCCGTGAAGGAGATGCAGCAAGGTTTGGATGAGAACAACGATGGAAAGGTCAGCTTCCAGGAATACCTCACTCTGATTGGCTACCTGGCCACTTCACTCAGTGAGCGCAAGACTGGATC CAATCCATAA
- the s100t gene encoding S100 calcium binding protein T produces MSMPNSENASTLENAMQLLIQTFHKYSGNEGDKYTLSRAELKEMLTAELGNYLGNAQDKEAVDKVMGDLDSNNDGEVDFTEFIILVGALTVACNDFFLEYNDKPAKK; encoded by the exons ATGTCTATGCCCAACTCAGAGAACGCCTCCACCCTGGAGAACGCCATGCAGCTCTTGATCCAGACGTTTCACAAGTACTCTGGCAACGAGGGGGACAAATACACGCTGAGCAGGGCCGAGCTCAAAGAGATGCTTACCGCTGAGCTCGGCAACTACCTGGGG AACGCCCAGGATAAGGAGGCAGTGGATAAGGTGATGGGGGACCTGGATTCGAACAACGACGGCGAGGTGGATTTCACAGAGTTCATCATACTGGTCGGAGCTCTCACCGTGGCGTGCAACGACTTCTTCCTGGAGTACAACGACAAGCCGGCGAAGAAGTAG